In the genome of Candidatus Melainabacteria bacterium, the window TAGAAGTGCTCTTCAGAACTTATGGACTTGGCTGCTGCCACCGCACCAGTCGACGAGTTATATTGCATCGGCAGCCCGTCTGCATTGATCAGTCGGTTAGTGTGCGCATCGTAGAAGGAAATCTTCAAAGGTTTGCGGCTTACAACTACGTGCAGCTCGGATGTGTCCAACGAGAGTTCATCCTTAGTCTGCGAAACCTTGAACGGAACGCTATCCCATTTTGTACGTGCAATTGCCCACGAATGATCGTGCTGCGGCAAACTGGTTTTAAACGCGGCCCGCACGCGCACCAAATCTGGTGCAAGAACTTGCAGACGTATATGGCTATTATCGTCACAATCGATCAACACACCATCATCTGTTTTCGTCATTCCAGCAAAATTGCCAATCGCCTGCATGGTGGTCAAGTCAACAGCGAACGCTTGCGAACCACTTGAAAGCATCAACAGACAAATAAGCAACAGGTACGCCACTACTTTAAAAGACGCTGGGGATCGCATGACATTCCTTTTCGATGAAGGCTGGAGCTGCAGTCTCTGAGGCGGTCAGAACACTTCTGGCAGAGCCGACCAGAATAAGGCAGGTTCTTCCGCTTATCCGCAACAAATATACTAGACCAGCAGATAACCGGCTAGGTAATGCACCGCGCTAATTTGTCCCGCGTCGACTTGTCACACTTTGACTTGTCACACCCTGCCTTCTCCCACGCTGTAGTATCCTTTAGCTCCGACACGCAGGGGAGAATGCAATGCGCGCTTTAACCATCCACGAATATGGCTCACCAGATGTATTCAAGGTGGAAGATATCGAAAAACCGATACCTGGAAATTATCAGGTTCTTGTCGAGGTGAAAAGCTCATCAATCAATCCGGTTGATTGGAAAATTCGCGCTGGTCATTTATCTCTGATAATTCCAAAACATTGGCCGAGAGTATTAGGCGTCGACTGCGCAGGCGTAGTTGCAGAAGTCGGCAGCGCCGTTCGTAAATTCGCGCCTGGTGACAAAGTTTTCGGAATGTCAAACCCGCTTAGAACACCATTTGGAGCGTACTCTCAATACTGCATTTGCGAAAAGGACAGCCTCGCAAAAATGCCAGAGGGACTTTCGTTCGAAGATGCAGCGTCAATTCCAGTTGCCGCACTGACCGCCTACAAAGCCTTCAAGCAGCAAATTAAACTACAGACCGGTCAAACTGTTCTCATCAACGGTGCTTCCGGTGGAGTCGGTAGTTTCGCTGTCCAGATCGCCAGATCGATGGGCGCAAAAATTGTGGCGACATGCGGTGCCGACAATATAGAATTTGTCAAAGAACTCGGCGCCGACGATGTGATCGATTACAAAGAGCAAGACGTGGCGAAGCTTACGCAAAAGTTTGACGGCATATTTGATGCCAGCGCGAAGCTGAATTTTCGTACAGCGTCGAAGATGTTGAACAAGCATGGTGTCTACGTTACAACGGTACCGGATGCATACACGATTCTCGGCTTGCTGACGTCACCTTTCTGCCGACAGAAAGCATATATTGTCAGTGCCGGAAGCGGTGCATTTGTGTCGCAAGAGCTCTCGGAAATCGCCGAACTGGTTTTATCAGGACAGGTAAAACCGATCATTGCAACATCAATATCGCTGGAACAAGTGCCGGAATTTCAAAAACTTTCAGAGGCAGGACATGCGCGCGGAAAAACAGTCATAAAGGTCTCTTAGTGAGCTTAAGGCTCTGTCGGAAACAAAAGATGATATTGTTGAATTTCCGTTGGTAAGATCCCGTAACTGGAGGAAGCATAATGTCTAGAACTTGGTTGAGAGTCGTATTCGCTATATCTGCAATTTTTTCTCTCAATGCATCCGCAGCTGACGCAGCAAGTCATGATGTCTTCCTTTCGCCGTACTATTGCCTGCCCGGCAATGGTGTGACTGATGCCACAGCATCATTCATCACGATCAATGGTGGTCGAGGCTCTATTCCTGCGTTGAATCTCGTTGTACCGCAGAATAGCGCCACGATCGGCGCATACGGTCTTGTACAAAGTGCAGCGCCAGTCGCATTCGGTTCGCTGAGCTTTGACGCTAAAGATACAAACCGCAGTGCTTTTGTCGTTGTACACGTGACCCAAAAGAATGGTCAGCCGAATGCCGGGGTTGCTTTTTTCTCGGACTGTGTCACGGCGCCAACCCTTGACACCCCTTCTGGTTGGTCTCACTGCGTAGCCCTGACTAGTAAGTTTTTTGCTTTCGACAATGGTCCTTTCGATAAGGACGCTACCTTTGCGTACGCTACACTTCTGCAATTTGAAGACAGCAGCGCCACCCGTTCAACGCAAATTGCCAATGTTAGACTAAATGCTCAAGCCAAAAATGCCGTTGCGGTGACGCGTCAAGCCGAAAATAACTGTGCGCTGATCGACGAGAAATAATTTCACGGTTTTTTTTACGTCAGTTTGTTCTTCAGGTGCGCGTTTTACCGCCAGCCTGTGGAACCCAATCCAGTCAACCAGCACTGATTATTCTGAGCCGATCCTTTAGCAGCTTCGCGATTGCCAGTTGTTTTCGTGCGACGGCTCTCTCTGTCGCTCTTCGCAGTGGTGCAGTTAAGTCATCCTTACTGTCGTCATCAATGCGGCCTACCTGTTTGTAGAAACTCAAAGCTTCATCATGACGGCCCAGCAAATCCAAGAAGACTGCCTGCTCTAAGGTCGCATGTGTCCACGCCTTCGAATCCTCTGAGTAAGAGTCACGAAGCCTTTCTAAGTGCTCGATCGCATCCTGGTAGTGGTCCATCGCTCGACAACAATCGATAATCCGCTGACGCGCACGCAATTGATTTTCAGTCGTAAGCCGCACGAGTAGAGGAATGAAAAACCGTCTGGCGGCAAAGTATTCTTTCCTCTGAAACAACATTTCTCCATATTCGAGTTCGGCTACTGCAATCTCTGCTTCACTTGCTCCAATTTTTTTCAACCAGTCGATCCTCGAGAGCGCATTGCCTTCTCGTTCATCTTCGTCCCTGTTTTCGCTTTGGCATAAAAACTTGAAAGTTCGTCTTATTGCCTCATGATCGGTAATGCCGAAGCTAGTTCTAATAGCCTTTGCTCTTTTTAGAAGCCATGAATCAAAAAATCCATCGTGTGTGATCGCGACGAGTTCCATCAAATCCACCTGCTCGGCACGGGTCATTGCGTGCCGATTTATAGCGGTCACAGCCTGATCATAAGTCTGATTCTTCTCGCTCAATCGCTTTGCTAACCGAACACGATATTTGTCTGCGCGTTCTAATTCTCCAGCCCCATCACAGCTGATAAGCAACGTCACTAGTTCAGATGTCTGCAGATTCTCTTCGGGCATACCAAAGCTGTCAGGAACCTTTTCCAGAGGAGTGCTCATCGGGACTCGACAATTTGCTTTGATACCGTTTTCGATGGCATCAATTGCTCGCTTATACTCGCCGTAGCCATCCAACAAACAATTTGCAAGCTCGTACATGTAGTACGAGTATTGCGGGGCAAGAGGAAAGCATCCGGAGTGTCGCTTGTCCATCGTTTGCTTGCGAATGTCCTTTTCTGCTATTTGCTGTTCAATCATTTTGAGAGCAGCCTCGAAATCACCGATTTCCAAATAGCACCTGATTGATAATGCTTCCTCGCGCATTTTCTCAACGTAGAGCCGAGCTAGCCTGTCCTTCTGTCGTGTGCGCTTGAATAGCCTTTCGAGAGCCAGAGCCATGTCAACATTCCGATTGCCAGGCATTTGGTAACTTCGCTCCAGATTTATAATCGCTTCGTCCAGATCACCCAACGATTGGTTTATTTCCGCCAGGCGCCTTGCTACTTGAGGGTCCTTATCACTGTGGGCGTGTTTCGCGTCGGTACGAGGAAAGTGCCTGAGCCGCTCGTCTGGTCTCCCCCAAGTTTCATAGAGGTGTGAAATCGAATGTCCCAGGCTGTGCAGAACGTGAAATCTGTGCTCCGGGTGGGTCTCTGAGTAATTAAAAGCGCGCAGTAGAAGCGGCTCTGCGTCGACGAAGTTTCCATTCGAAAGATAGAATTCGCCGAACAATCCTTCAATTTCAAGCAGAAGGCTCTCCGGGGCCGTCTCACGCAAAACTGCAAACTTTTGTTCTGCGGTTTCGACGTCTCCTGCTGCGAGCAGCGATGAAATCAATCTTGCTACTACGATCTGTTCAGGTTCTTCAGACATTTTGCGACCTGGCTAAGTGTGTGTAATCTACAATCTTATCCCTCGCATACAGCACCGTCAAAACTGACTCAACGAAATACAGGAAAAACCCTGTAGATAGCCCAAAGCATTGTCCGTATATTAAACGAGCCACCTTCAGGCAAGTTCGACTGACCGCACTTACTACAATCAAAGATTCGGCACTGCTATCGTTATTTGATGGCAGCTGAATTTGACTGAGCACCTAACGGTGTTGGGTTTAATTTCTAGCGAGGATTTTTATATGTCTTCTGACCACGAACCAAACAATGGCAAGAATGGTGGTACGGCGCAACTTCCATCACCGCCTCTACCAGCCTCGCCACACACACATTCATCGGCACCAATCACTGCTTCGCCACAAGCACATTCATCGGCACCAATCACTGCTTCGCCACACGCACCTACCTCGCCACATCAGTGCCCCGGCTGCGGTGATAGCAGCCACATTTTGTATCCATTAGCAGATTTATTGAAGGCAGTAGCCTCATCATTGCAAAGCCAAAATGGACACAGCCCCGAACAAGTTGCTGAAAGGTTGATGGAAGAAAGTGCGCGGCAAACACCCGCGCAAACTGCTGCCGCAGAAGAGAATTCGAGAACGCCCGCACAAAACGCTCAGCAAAATTCAGCTCGCACATTCATTGAAAATTTCGCGCAAACTTTGAACACGCCGCTCTTCAAGCCGCAGAGCAAAGCGGAGAGCGCGGCGACGCAAGCGAAGTCGCCTCTACCGCATCACCGGGCAAGCAATGAGGCTGCATCGCATGCGAACGGTATAAATGAAAGTCCAAACCATCAAGCAAAAACGGAACAAGAGCATGAAAACGACGGAGGTGGAAGAAGCAAAGAACTAGAACATGAGGAACCCAAATACAGAGACCAGATCGGAGAGGAATCAGAAAGAGAAGAAGAAGGAGAAGACGAGGATGAAGACGATGCTATAGACGAATCTGATGTGACCAATCTGGCTGCAGCACGCTCAAAGAAGCGTTCGCACAGCGACGCCCGCAACAACAACAACAACAACAACAACAACAACAACAACAACAACAACAACAACAACAACAGCCACAGCAGTGGCAGTGGCTGTGGCAACACACGCAAGTTCCCAACGAAACTAATCAACTTCCTCCGCCCCAACCAATCAAGTGATAGTGCGGAAGAAAACGAAAACGCCGAAACCAGCGTCGATGAGTGGGGCGATCCGATCCCTCAAAAGCCCAAACCCAAACGATTCAAAGTCTGGCAAGGGTTAGACGGCATTGCCGTCATGATGTTCGGTGTGATCATTCCTGCCACGATTTTGGCTGCAAGTTGCGCATCTGTGCCGAAGCGACTCACCCTCGTTTTACTCGATCATCCTGTCGAAACAATAGTTGAACTATTGCTGCTGGCTCTCATACCGCTAACGAATTACGCAATGTGGTCCGCTTTCCGCAAAGACGACGTGCGCATGACCCTGAAGCGCGGCATTGCACTTGGCTCGGCAATGATCACTTCCCTCGCCGTGAGCGGAATCTCCATGGCAGCTCTCTGTAACAGCAATCAGACGATGCTTGAAACAGAAATCGGCACCAGTTTCGACGCTGGTTTCATATGGCTTTCAGTCATGGCTCTGGCAGCAGCAATTTCGACAGGATACATTGTCTACAGCTTCCAGAAGACACTAGATTTTGCCCGGTCGCGCCGAATGATAGTGGCTTACACCGCAGCAGGAGCGGCGCTTACTTCGGCAACAATTCTTGGTTCCGAGGCGAACACATGGAACGTGCGCATGGCAGAGCGCCTGGCTGTTTCCACTAACAAGCAAGAACGGCTGCAAGGTCTGGAACGACTGAGACCAATTTTTTCGGAAAGATCTATGCGCATGGAGTGCACAGACTCACGCGCCGCCGGCTTGAGCGGACTGTTCTTTCCAATAAAAGACACTCCGCACCAGGAATTATATTTCAGAATGACTGGCAGACCGTTCTCATTCAAGGACGAGCACAATGACATCGCTGTCATGCCCGACGACTACGTTACGCGGCACGCAGTTGGAGACAAAATAAACGGG includes:
- a CDS encoding NAD(P)-dependent alcohol dehydrogenase; the encoded protein is MRALTIHEYGSPDVFKVEDIEKPIPGNYQVLVEVKSSSINPVDWKIRAGHLSLIIPKHWPRVLGVDCAGVVAEVGSAVRKFAPGDKVFGMSNPLRTPFGAYSQYCICEKDSLAKMPEGLSFEDAASIPVAALTAYKAFKQQIKLQTGQTVLINGASGGVGSFAVQIARSMGAKIVATCGADNIEFVKELGADDVIDYKEQDVAKLTQKFDGIFDASAKLNFRTASKMLNKHGVYVTTVPDAYTILGLLTSPFCRQKAYIVSAGSGAFVSQELSEIAELVLSGQVKPIIATSISLEQVPEFQKLSEAGHARGKTVIKVS